cagtcagaacagttaatcagtggaacagcttgcctccagaagttgtgaagtttTTAGGcaaatgttggataatcatttgtctgaagtagtgtagggtttcctgcctaagcaaggggttggactagaagacctccaaggtccctttcaactctgttgttgttgtagttgttgctgttgttgttgttattattattagcggTTTGTAAGAAAACAGAATTAAAACatagattataataataataataataataataataataataataaataagatgaaacaattgatcacatactcagctgctgcaaaaagattgcacagactgactacaagcatagacatgatgctgtggcacagatgatccactggaacttgtgccggaactaccatttaccagtggcaaagaattggtggtatcataagcctgaaaaagtggtcgaaaatgagcaagcaaaactactgtgggacttccgacttcagactgaccgaattctgaagcataacacaccagacattgtgattgtggagaaaaagaaagtatggatcatcgacatcgcaatcccaggagacagcagaattgaggagaagtagctagagaaattagtgaaatacgaagatctaaaaattgagctgcaacgactctggcataagccagtgaaagtggtcccagtggcacttggcacgctgggcgcagtgccaaaggatctcagcggacatttgaaaaccatcggaattgacaaaatctccatctgtcaattgcaaaaggccgctttactgggatcggcaaacataattcgccgctacatcatgcagtcctaggtgcttgggaagcacccgactggtgatgaaatatgaaatccagcatagtgatctcgtttgctgtgttgtattgacataataataataataataataataataataataataataataataacatagcagacttgtatgccaccctctccaaagactcggacaTTCTTTAATAGGCAACATCCTTTCTCTTCTGGAAGCACACACTAATTCATTAATTCAGCACTGCTATACATCCTTGGGACCCAGTAGCCCAGTggataagatgctgagcttgacgATAGAAAAgtcggcagttcagcggttcaaatccctagtgccgtGAGCTCCCGTTATTTGTCCCAGCTTTTGCCAACCTAccagtttgaaagcacgtaaaaaaaatgcaagtagaaaaatggggacacctttggtgggaaggtaacagcgctctATGCGCCTTTGACATTGAGTCGGCCACATGACCACGAAGAcatctttggacagcgctggctcttcggctttgaaactgAGATGACCACCGCCCCCTAGAGCCGGGAACGACTAGCATACGTATgtgggggaacctttacctttatacaTCCTTACCTGGGTTGCAAGAGACACCGTCGGTTGAGTAGCTGGCTCAAGAGAGTTACTCActcgggcaggagctgggcagctGTTGGCAGCATAGTAGTTCCGAAGTTTTTTACTGTGGTTTTTACCCTGGAAAACCAAATTTCTGTTATTAGCCTAGCATAAAAGTGCAGCAAAGCCATCGGTGACCTACCACCATTCCTTCTTTAAGCTTTTGTCAATACTAAGTGCTGGAGTTAAATCTTCATCGCTtccttttctgggtttttttcccacgGGGTTCCAGGAGGGGTAGATTTGGTGTTAAAAAGGGGGAAGTCTTGCAGGGGTTGAAGGGCCCTTTTTCACCCCAGAGAATGCCTGAAACTGCTCCCTACGAAAGAGGTTTGAACACATACACACAGAAGTAGAGTTCCAATGGGTCATTCAGTCTCAAATAGCACTTGAACAGAAAGTGAAGCTGGTTTCTTTGCAATCAGACTAGGACGGCAGAAAAAAAACACCAGCATAATTTCAAAAATTTTACCTCTattttagaaatagaatagaatagaatagaattctagattattatcacatgtggtggaacTGTCCAGTAATCCAAAAACTAtggtataaaattaaaaattggctagaagaaataaagaaacaaagagtTCAAGAAAAATCAGAAACATATTTACTGGGAATGCTAGGCAGTAACATAAAGATAAAATATCATTATCTAATTTTTCACGGTTAGAATAACAATAATTCAATACTGGAAACAAGGAGGGGTACCAaccgaaaacataataattaaaaagatcttggaatttgttgaaatggacaaaatgaccattgaattaaaagtaaaagaagattcggagtacagtggtacctcgtgatccGAACCCCTCTTGAGATgaacatttcaagatacgaacccggggttcggaaattttttgcctcttcttacgaacttttttcgacttacaaacccaccgcagattgcaaaatggcactccactgggcgccgccgcccggctgtcaccttttaaaacagccggggggcttctcagcgttctcccgaacccgaacttttgctgaactttccgggttcggcgtttgggagaacgccgagaagccccccccggctgtttcagaaggtgacaggcgggtggcggcgcttctcggcggcttcccgaacccaaacccgaaaagttcggcaaaagttcgggttcaggagaatgccgagaagccccctggctgttttaaaaggtgacagccgggcagcggcgcccggcggagcgccattttgtgattcccccccccccttgcacgcattaatcacttttacattgtttcctatgggaaacgttgattcgtcttacgaacttttcaccttacgaacctccttccggaaccaattaagcttgtaagacgaggtattactgtactacaaAACTTGGAACCTACTATATGAGTGGCTtgacaaaaggaaacaaaatgatgTATGAAAATCGAAGGgatatttttaaacataataaGGAATACAATAATTTACAATATCAATATCAAATTGGTGTTATATTTAAACTTCCAATTGATGTAAATTGAATAATAAAGGTCACAAAGGAAATCTTAAAGCATAGAATAGGAATGGATATGCGTACCATAATAGGATAAATGGATATCTATGTATATTTGTTATGTTAATggctttgatatgttttttataatggttttcttttccacttttctgtatgtcttttttctgtttttttttcttttttgttgtggtgtttttcccccctcttattttgtattttgtttttaaagtttatatactaataaaaactattattttttaaaaaagaatagaatggtttggaatggaatggaatagaacagaacagaattctttattggccaatgtgCATATACACTTTGttgtatatgctctcagagtaattaaggaaaataaaaatacagtacattcatcaagaaaaaaaaatacaacactTAGTGGTAGTAAAGGTGATTAATAAGCTATCCAATCGTATAAAAGCAATCAAAGTTCAAAGATACAAgcaaaaagataaaagataaaaaagatttttattttttttatcaacCTGTGACTGGGGGGCAGCTGCAAGTGTACAGCGGGCGCCCCCCACTACATTTGAGGATGccgcaccggtagtaaaaatagAACTGTACACGCTGCTCTGGGTGTCCTGATGGCGCACGCATATCccaacaagattttgcttcctgtgcatgcacagaagcaaaatctcgctgggacccATGGGTGTGCCCGTTGTACACTTGGAGCTATGCGCACAGCACATCTGTAGAGGGGGCAGCATCAATCCCCGCCTGGCTAGGATTATAATTGGTAGaatatagatacagtggtacctctacttacaaacctaactcgtttcctcctaggagattcctacagaggccccatggaggcttctccctgccttttccggccctgttccctcccaggagattcctagagaggccccacggaggcttctctctgccttttctggtcctgtttcctcccaggagattcctagagaggccccacggaggcttctctcttccttttccatccctgtttcttcccaggagattcctagagaggccccacggaggcttctctctgccttttctggtcctgtttcctcccaggagattcctagagaggcctcacggaggcttctctcttccttttccatccctgtttcttcccaggagattcctggagaggatccacagaggcttctccctgccttttccggttacagtttcggaggctcaggtttgtaagtgaaaaatggttcttgagcagaggcaaaaaaatcttgaacacccggttcttatctagaaaggtttgtaagtagaggcattcttaggtagaggtaccaccgtacatGGCTGTGTTCTGTCTTACAATCAAAGTAAGCTTTTATCCTTAATATTATTTTGCAGGAATATCCTGTCCTTTTTTTACGAGATTACTGGATTTCTAGGCTGATCACTAAAAAATTGCATAGAATTCAAGACTCCGATTTTTACTTCATTTGGTCTATTATTCTTTCTTGACGTTGGTCAGGATCCATTCCAActagttatacagtgttccctcacttttcgcgggggatgcgttccgagaccgcccgcgaaagtcgaatttccgcaaagtagagatgcggatgtaaatacactatttttggctatgaacagtatcacaagccttcccttaacgctttaaacccctaaattacaatttttcattctcttagcaaccattcagaccatgtttatttattaaaataaataaatttattaaagtttattaaaaaaatatttattaaaggcagacgaaactttggcgatgacatatgacgtcatcgggtgggaaaaatcgtggtatagggaaaaaacccgagaagtattttttaattaatatttttgccaaaccgtggtatagacttttcccgaagttcgaacctgcaaaaatagagggaacactgtactttgtttTTCAAAAGAGAAACCATTTTGAAACTATCTTATAAAACACTAGCGTTCCTGGCCACACGTTGCTGTGGCTTCGGGTTCTTGGTTCCACCCAAGTATGCAATAGTTAGGAGTCAAACACCACGGTTTGTAGTCAAAGATATTTTTAGAGCAATTTTCAAACCAATTGGTGATGAATTTTCAGAGATTTTAGATcattaacaaacaaacatttacatttttatttatataaataagccACAGGAAAAAATAACAGGCTTTTTTTGTTGAAAAAGAGATGTTTCATTTACAATCTCTATACTGCACACTTATGGCAAAGGTATATTATGAACCCCAACTCCTGATTTATAATTCAGTTTTTTAGTTCAATACCAGGTGCTTCCTAAAGGTGGCACCCCAACACTGTgcccagtacaggtagtcctcaatttacagccatAATGGACTCTGCCTGTTACAGTCATGTTATGACAATCCTAAATtgagtcagtcacatgaccaactaaattttatgatatttttttgTGGCAGTGATTAAGTAAACATGGCTATTGTAAGACAAATGATCATTAAGTGAACCCATTGTTCGCTAATGGGCAGTTTTGCGGAAAACtgaaacatactgtatatttcggattataagatgcaccggtgtataagacacactgagaTTTAAgttataagtagtgttgggcgaacccatcgaagttcaggttcggcgagttCGACCGAACTTGGCGGcagagttcgggtaagttcgctGAACCCCAACTCCAACCCCTCTGGCCACGCCCTCCCGTCTTCCGCAAAAGCAGCCCATggccgcctgtctccttttatttcttacggaaaaggcTTGGACACCGCAGTCACACCTCCTCCTTTAATTTCTTTCACCACCGCGCATGCGATCATGTCAGGGGTTGAGGTCGCCGGGATGGGGCAACGGCGGTGGTGGCGGGGGGGGGTCGTGGCCATCTTGTGCGCTGAAGGGACGACCGCCCGGCCagagccctccctgcctccccctcctggcCATTGCCCGCTTAAAGCTGCCGGCCAGGATCCTGAAGCGCTgtggggaggtgtcaggctccatcaaacgggCAATGGccaggagggggaggcggggagggctctgaccGGCCGGAAGGAGTCTTCGGTTACCTCTCACAACGTCTTCATCACGGcttattggatctcttctatggatgaagaacgcgccttgccacaacactctacgagtccacgagttcctagccaaacaccaggtgccaacactgccccaccTTCCCTATAgtcagacttctttttgttcccagccctgaaaagaacccatttttcgtccatagaagagatccaatcagccgtgacgaagaccttgcgataggtccccgaagacgccttccagggcatgtaccggtcatggcagagtcgctggaaaaaatgtgcagaggcccaaggacagtactttgaagaattttaggtttttgtgcaaatctgttcaataaattacttttattaaaaaattgcattacttttggaacgcaccctgtgtATATCATCTTGAAAAACAAGGGGCAACTTTTTTTGGTTGTAAAACTCAACTCCCGCCGAAAGAGTTCCACGGCGGTTAGGACATGCAGGCCTGGCATCCTCACCTGGTAGTGCGCTTGGGCTTGTTGGGCAGAGTTCAGGGTGACGTTGCAAAGCCTACAGCACAATGGCTTGCAGAGTTCCTCCAGTAAGGGGTCCTGTTCCCCCTTCGCGGTGAGTTCCTCATCTTGTGCAAGTTGCAATGAAGGCCCCGGTCCCAGCGGTCTTGGTGGAGAAAGTCGCAAGGTGGCTGTAGGCCTGGTGGCCACTGACATAGGAAGAGATGGGGGCGTttcaggaagaggaagaggcgGAAACGCAGCGTGCTGCAGAAGAATCATTGGCCGACGGACTTTCTAGCATTCTTTCTTCGGAACCCAAAGGCGGCTTCGGATCTCGactgaaaagcaagaaagaaaattaaattcaaaCAAGGGCCTCAAACAAAAAAATGTGAAAATagagtttgtttctttgtttgtattTCAAGGCCTCCCTCCTCCaacagattcagggtggcttgcaaaataataataataataataataataataataataataataacaacaacaacaacaacaacaacaacatataatactatagatgggtgtcatataaatctaataaataaatatgataatataatataacataacattataatatttatttaattggacttggtctcggggcggctcacaacaatagtttatccaattaaacatagaaacatagaagtctgacagcagaaaaagacctcatggtccatctagtctgcccttatactatttcctgtatttcatcttgcaatggatatatgtttatcccaggcatgtttaaattcagttactgtggatttaccaaccacgtctgctggaagtttgttccaaggatctactactctttcagtaaaataatattttctcatgttgcttttgatctttcccccaactaacttcagattgtgtccccttgttcttgtgttcactttcaataTGCTAAAaaagaattcttaaaattctaatttcaaAACATTCATTCTCATTCACACAATAATCACACTAACGATATTCGTTGGACAGAGGAAGgtttaatgtccccaggcctgatggcaaagatgagtttttaaactctttcagaaggcaaggagggtgggggcagtgcgaatctccaaggggagctgattccagagggccagggccccctaggtcccaccagccgacgttgtttggtcgatgggaacccaaggagaccaactctgtgggacctcaccggttgctgggattcgtgcggcagaaggtggtctcagagatagtctggtcttaTGCCATGTagaggctttataggtcataaccaacactttgaattgagtccaaaaaccaatcagcagccaatacagtccgcggagtgatgatgaaatatggACATGCCATGGAAGACCCATAACCGCTTGCGCGGCTGCactttggacaatttgaagtttccaaacactcttcaaaggtagccccatgtagagagccagcCGACATTgctatgtaatatatatattataacaaGAATAATCCCCAAGtccaagtccaattaaataaatattatattatattataatatttatttattagatttctatgccacccttctatattattatatgttgttgttgttgttgttgttgttgttgttattattattattattattattattattttgcaattgATTattcttcgagtcttcggagggggtggcatacaactctaataaattattaaattattaccctgtttccccgatagtaagacacccccgattgtaagacgtatcgggggtttcaggggggtcggctaatataagccgtaccccgaaagtaagacatatgtcttactttcggggaaacacgggggtattgccgcctccctctcatctagatGCGcgtcgcctcctgcccacgtccgcaccgtccccctctccatacgtcgccgcgtctgccacctccctctgatcttaatgagcactgcctcctgcccacttccacgccgccccccctccatacgtcaccacgtctgccgcctccatctgatccaaatgagcgccgcctcctgcccacgcctgcgccgtccccctctccatacgtcgccgcgtctgccacctccctctgatcttaatgagcgccgcctcctgcccacttccgcaccgccccccctccatacgtcactgcgtctaaatgttaattttatggttaaaacaaaaaattcgacaatttttttccaatataaaacataccccgaaagtaagacatagtggggcttttggggataaaaagaaagtaagatactgtcttactttcggggaaacacggtattattattattattattatataatatgttatataatatataatagcataataataataaataataataacttatgactgtatgactgtaacttgttgtttgtatccttaagatttttattaatattgattgttccctcattgcttttttgacccctatgacaatcattaagtgttgtacctcatgattcttgacgaatgtatcttttcttttatgtacaccccttaaacgccgtctttcaaggctgaagaaaccaaggtgttgcaacctgctttcctaagggaggtgctccattgcCTTGATTATTCTTGTTGCCctgttttgcaccttttccatttCCATTATATACTTCTTGAGgggcggtgaccagaactgtacacaatactccaaaagtggtctcaccatcgatttggacccaggcaatacaacacttgccgacctaaTACACTGGTTTCCTGCACTggttagtttccggtcacaattcaaagtgctggtaatgacctataaagcctacatggcatcggaccagaatacctatgggaccgccttctgccacacaaatcccagccgtcgataaggtcccacagagttggccttctccgggtcccgtcgactaaacaatgtcccaggggaaggacccaggggaagagctttctctgtggtggccctggccctctggaatcaactccccccagatgatCATATACcataatgtcctacctgttaatgactacttcaccttcaaccgcaacaacacacaagcacaaaataGATTTAAAGTAAATGTCAaacgtgactgcaaaaaatacgacttcagcaacagagtaatcaacgcctggaatgcactacctgactctgtggtttctactcctaaccccaaaacctttaaccttagactatctacaattgacctctccccctttctaagaggtctgtaaggggcttacataagcgcatcactgtgcctaccatccctgtcctattgtcttcttttgttactttttatcattacttatctaaggTCTTATATGTACAAATTGCCACcgtataattgtttgacaaataaattaaaaaaacagtgccgcccactcccaacctctccagccagcgcagaagaataccatggtcgatggtatcgaaaactgctgagagatcaagaagcaccaggtcaGAGGATAAAATAGCCACTCcgaatttgcggagaggggcagcatacaaataataataacaacaacaacaacattaacaataacaacaacaacaacaatgttaacaataacaacaacatcaatgttaacaataacaacaacgttaacaataacaacaacaacaataataataaccctttccgggcccgccagagatcatccatcaatgcgccCAAAGCAGCTTCCGTGCTGTATCTGGGCCTGAACCCTGACTGCTGAGGTCCTaaaatcggcttcttccaaggacccgtggatacctcaccctatgcccaTGATTGTCATGGCTGTCCGAAAaatgcatctttgggacaaccatgatctggctTGGCTGAGAACCTctacagcagcgtttcccaaccttagcaacttgatgatatttggacttcaactcccagaattccccagccagcattcgctggctggggaattctgggagttgaagtccaaatatcatcaagttgccaaggttgggaaacactgctctacagaacCGTTGGCTAAATCGCCAAGGAATTGATGCTACCAACCATCACTCCCGTCATGAGTTTCCTTCCTCCTTCGCCTTCtcgacccacccaccccacccacaaTCCAGCCCCGGgcggaacaacaacaacagctgcAAACGGGAGGGGTGCGCGGCAAAGCCCCGAACCgcgaaaggaaggaaataaaaaagcaGAATCGGCACCTCCGCTTCCTTTGCCGACCATTCCCGCGGCGTCGTGTGTCCCCCGCAAATAAATAAGGATGCCGGCTGGCGGCTCTCCCACGCGAGACGGAAAACCCGGCGCGGACCTACCGGCTTTCTGCGAGCTGACGTCGGGGAGGGAGGCGCCGGCGTGGGCAtccgagtctctctctctctctcgcctctTCCTCGCAGCGCGCTCCGTTGCAAGAGGCTCAGCGGCGCCTCGGGCTCTTCCTTCTCATTCTCGCCAAGCTCCGTTGCTGCCCGTGTAgccgaggagagagagagagagcggccgGCTGAGACCGGGGGAGGGGGCAGCAGAACCGGAAATAGATGCCAACAGCTGCCGGAAGTGATGACAGAGCCGAGCTCGAACGggtgggaaagggagagaaaaataaataaatgaaaatggccCTGCCACGTCCCTCCTGGAGCGCGTGGATCTTCCAAGCGCCGACGAATCCGCCGGTGTGGGGCTTTCCCCCCAGCATGGAGAGCCTTCCGGGCGCGCTGGTTTATTTACAACGCTCAGGGTGCCGAGAAATTCCCAGGACTGGATCCCAGTATTTTGTATacaggaaagggaaaggggaggaggaggaggaggaagaagaaggggaagaggaggaggaagaagagtagcaggaggaagaaggggaagaggagggaggagaagacgaagaggaggaggaggaagaaggggaagaggaagaagagtagcaggaggaaaaagaagaggaagaggagaaagaagaagaggaagtagtagtagtaatataagATAGGTTTATTTTCGGAGAAACTTGGTATAATTGGGGTGTCACCATATAAACAGCAAgcttaactctgcccacagcctagagttcgatcctgatgggatcaaagttgacttagccttccatccttccgaggtgggtaaaatgtggacccagattgttgggggcaatatgctgattctgtaaaccacttagagagggctgtaaaagcacaatgaagcggtatataagtctaaatgctatgaagaagaggaagaagacgaggtagtagtagtagtagtaatataagACAGTTATTTTCGGAGAAGCGTGGTataattgattccaaagggctggagctgccatagagaaggctcttcccctagggcccagcagccagcattgcttggctgacaggacctggaaaaggccagaTCTGTGCGCTCTGATCAGCCACTAGTAAGggcgggcagcaggcaggatggggtggaacacagttccaccagcagaaatgaagatgcgtgcacagctccagctaatTGGCGGCTGTCAGTTCCTGGATtgctggtcttggctcggctctt
This genomic stretch from Erythrolamprus reginae isolate rEryReg1 chromosome 5, rEryReg1.hap1, whole genome shotgun sequence harbors:
- the ZMAT3 gene encoding zinc finger matrin-type protein 3 isoform X2, with product MILLQHAAFPPLPLPETPPSLPMSVATRPTATLRLSPPRPLGPGPSLQLAQDEELTAKGEQDPLLEELCKPLCCRLCNVTLNSAQQAQAHYQGKNHSKKLRNYYAANSCPAPARVSNSLEPATQPTVSLATQGSSPKPGARVILATENDYCKLCDASFSSPAVAQAHYQGKNHAKRLRLAEAQNNSLLETPEVAGKRKARKEGNDFKMMQNRRNVYAVQNNTAGNATVPGYQEGPGSSSSESIITRGGRGALTTP